In Candidatus Contubernalis alkalaceticus, the following proteins share a genomic window:
- the truA gene encoding tRNA pseudouridine(38-40) synthase TruA produces MLNVKLTLAYDGTLYHGFQRQRNAISIQEVLERALHRVYGDVTPVTGSGRTDSGVHARGQVANYYAPFEIPIDRISYALNSLLPGDIRVLTAEIVSKEFHARFDARSKIYSYLVDQAEFHSVMNRLYSYHLPGPLDVSSMDQASKYFLGKHNFSAFCSSKSCVKNKEREIKKAFWEEEGHMLRFVIEADGFLYNMVRIIVGTLLETGKGRMSPRDVSLIITSGHRQAAGPTVPARGLCLEKVYY; encoded by the coding sequence ATGTTGAATGTGAAACTTACCCTGGCCTATGACGGTACCCTCTACCATGGATTCCAAAGGCAGAGAAACGCCATAAGTATTCAGGAGGTTTTAGAGAGAGCCCTTCATAGAGTCTATGGTGATGTTACTCCAGTAACTGGATCTGGAAGGACCGACTCCGGAGTTCATGCCCGGGGTCAAGTGGCAAATTACTATGCTCCCTTTGAAATTCCCATAGACCGAATTTCCTATGCTCTAAATTCTCTGCTTCCAGGTGATATCAGGGTCTTAACGGCGGAAATTGTTTCAAAAGAATTTCATGCTCGGTTTGATGCCAGGAGTAAAATATATTCATATCTTGTAGATCAGGCAGAATTTCATTCAGTAATGAATCGTCTTTATTCATATCATCTGCCAGGACCCTTGGATGTCAGTAGTATGGACCAGGCTTCGAAATATTTTTTGGGGAAACATAATTTTTCAGCTTTTTGTTCATCTAAAAGCTGTGTAAAAAATAAAGAGAGAGAAATAAAAAAAGCTTTTTGGGAAGAGGAAGGCCATATGCTGCGTTTTGTTATTGAAGCGGATGGATTTCTCTATAATATGGTCAGAATTATTGTCGGAACCCTTTTGGAAACAGGTAAGGGTAGAATGAGTCCCCGGGATGTTTCTTTAATTATTACCTCGGGGCACAGGCAGGCAGCTGGTCCCACAGTGCCGGCCAGAGGGCTTTGTTTAGAAAAAGTATACTATTAG
- the rplM gene encoding 50S ribosomal protein L13, which produces MRTTQMAKAHEVERKWYIIDAAGKPLGRVATEVARLLRGKHKPIFTPHVDTGDHVIVINAEKALLTGSKLQQKKYYRHTGYPGGLKTIGYDVLMKQKPELAMYKAVKGMIPHNRLGRAMLKKLRVYRDDKHTQEAQRPEVWSF; this is translated from the coding sequence ATGCGTACTACTCAAATGGCAAAAGCACATGAAGTGGAAAGAAAATGGTACATCATTGATGCTGCAGGCAAACCCTTGGGAAGAGTTGCTACTGAAGTTGCCCGGCTTCTAAGAGGCAAACACAAACCCATATTTACGCCCCACGTGGATACAGGGGATCATGTAATCGTGATCAATGCAGAAAAAGCACTGTTGACAGGAAGTAAACTGCAGCAGAAAAAATACTACCGTCATACCGGATATCCCGGCGGATTAAAGACGATAGGGTATGATGTTCTTATGAAACAAAAACCTGAACTGGCCATGTATAAGGCTGTTAAAGGAATGATTCCCCATAATCGTCTAGGAAGGGCGATGTTAAAGAAGTTAAGAGTGTACCGGGACGACAAACATACTCAAGAAGCTCAAAGACCTGAAGTCTGGAGCTTTTAG
- the rpsI gene encoding 30S ribosomal protein S9, whose product MAQVQYYGTGRRKRSVARVRLVPGDGRIIINDLPLDEYFGLETLKLIVKQPLTLTKTIDSFDVIAKVEGGGNSGQAGAIRHGIARALLLADQDMRPMLKKAGFLTRDPRMTERKKYGLKKARRAPQFSKR is encoded by the coding sequence ATGGCACAGGTACAGTATTATGGAACTGGAAGAAGGAAAAGATCAGTTGCCAGGGTCCGGTTGGTTCCCGGCGACGGTCGCATAATTATAAATGATTTACCCCTGGATGAATATTTTGGATTGGAAACCCTTAAACTTATTGTAAAACAGCCCCTGACTTTAACAAAAACAATTGATAGTTTTGATGTAATCGCCAAGGTTGAGGGGGGCGGAAACTCCGGTCAGGCAGGTGCAATCCGGCACGGAATTGCCAGGGCCCTTTTGTTAGCGGATCAGGACATGCGTCCCATGCTAAAAAAAGCAGGTTTCTTGACCCGGGACCCCAGAATGACGGAAAGAAAGAAATATGGACTAAAAAAAGCTCGACGAGCCCCTCAGTTTTCCAAAAGATAA
- a CDS encoding chromate transporter, with protein sequence MLLLNIFMSFLKVGLFSFGGGYVMLPLIEKEVIRTNAWLTYNEFIDIIAIAEMTPGPIAINLATFVGFRVGGIPGALASTLGVVLPSFVIILIIARFLQKFYKLPLVQAAFKGLRPAVIALISLAAITIIQSTVTLEDLRSVFIALGSFLLLSLTRLNPILIIMAAGVAGFILYG encoded by the coding sequence ATGCTGCTTTTAAATATTTTTATGAGCTTTCTAAAGGTAGGTTTGTTCAGTTTTGGAGGAGGCTATGTAATGCTGCCCCTTATTGAAAAAGAAGTGATTCGGACAAACGCCTGGCTCACCTATAATGAATTCATAGATATTATTGCCATAGCAGAGATGACCCCAGGGCCCATCGCCATTAACCTGGCTACTTTTGTAGGTTTTCGGGTTGGCGGCATCCCTGGAGCCCTGGCTTCAACCCTGGGGGTAGTCCTCCCTTCCTTCGTTATTATCCTAATTATTGCCCGGTTTTTACAGAAGTTTTATAAGCTCCCTTTAGTCCAGGCAGCCTTTAAAGGGCTTAGGCCAGCTGTCATTGCTTTGATCAGCCTGGCAGCCATCACTATTATCCAGTCCACTGTTACCCTGGAAGACCTGAGAAGCGTTTTCATCGCTCTAGGAAGTTTTTTACTATTAAGTTTAACCCGTCTTAACCCCATACTAATCATCATGGCAGCCGGCGTTGCGGGTTTTATATTATACGGTTGA
- a CDS encoding chromate transporter — translation MSQDRELSSEQKEKESVYKKFLHIFIIFFKIGAFTFGGGLAMLPLVKQEIVDKKKWVSPQEFVDIVAVAMTAPGAIIINSAVYVGYKIMGAFGSLAAVLGAAIPSFTVILIIAAFFLQFQNLPGVEAVFSGIRPAVGAFIAAAVFKVGRPTVTNIKSLAFIISFLLIALFLEFNPILIIVIGVLTGLLFYRNEE, via the coding sequence ATGTCCCAAGACAGGGAATTATCATCTGAACAAAAGGAAAAGGAAAGTGTTTACAAGAAGTTTCTACATATTTTTATTATCTTTTTTAAAATAGGTGCCTTTACCTTTGGGGGAGGACTGGCTATGCTGCCTTTAGTTAAGCAGGAGATTGTAGATAAAAAGAAATGGGTATCCCCCCAAGAGTTTGTGGACATTGTGGCCGTTGCCATGACCGCTCCAGGTGCCATCATTATAAACAGTGCAGTATATGTAGGTTATAAGATTATGGGTGCTTTTGGCTCACTGGCAGCTGTTCTAGGTGCTGCAATCCCTTCCTTTACAGTTATTTTAATAATTGCTGCCTTCTTCCTGCAGTTTCAGAATCTTCCCGGGGTTGAAGCGGTGTTCAGTGGGATTCGCCCGGCAGTGGGAGCTTTTATTGCCGCTGCTGTCTTTAAAGTTGGCAGGCCCACTGTAACCAATATAAAAAGCCTGGCATTTATTATCTCGTTCTTACTGATTGCCCTGTTTTTAGAGTTCAATCCTATATTAATCATTGTAATAGGGGTCCTCACCGGTTTATTATTTTATCGAAATGAAGAATAG
- a CDS encoding N-acetylmuramoyl-L-alanine amidase — protein sequence MKIVYFFSPKKRSKKLAIILLFILMIGSSMVWNFAKKNIESAVTFLPLQGRTIVVDPGHGGYDPGVGRNDFAEKDVNLAISLVLRDYLQQGGARVVMTREIDMDFLQAAAGPKKKLDMKNRLVIIEESKADLIISIHSNAISSSYWSGAQTFYQEGDEEGKALAELIQKEMIRVLQNTDRMIKPGDYVLLRESSMPGVVIELGFLSNPTEARLLMDPEYQIKLAWSIYGGLVNYFESD from the coding sequence GTGAAAATAGTATATTTCTTTTCTCCAAAAAAGCGTTCCAAAAAATTGGCCATTATTTTATTATTTATTTTAATGATAGGCAGTTCAATGGTGTGGAATTTTGCTAAAAAAAATATTGAATCGGCAGTCACTTTTTTGCCCCTGCAGGGCAGAACAATTGTGGTGGATCCAGGACATGGTGGATACGATCCGGGAGTTGGAAGGAATGATTTTGCAGAAAAGGATGTTAACCTGGCGATTTCTCTGGTTTTAAGGGATTACCTTCAGCAGGGTGGAGCCCGGGTGGTGATGACCCGGGAAATTGATATGGATTTTTTACAGGCTGCAGCAGGCCCAAAAAAGAAGCTGGACATGAAAAATCGTCTGGTTATTATTGAAGAGAGCAAAGCTGACTTAATTATCAGCATTCATTCTAATGCAATATCTTCTAGTTATTGGTCCGGTGCCCAGACTTTTTACCAGGAGGGGGACGAAGAGGGAAAAGCTTTGGCTGAGCTAATCCAAAAGGAGATGATCAGGGTTCTTCAGAATACGGATAGAATGATAAAGCCCGGTGATTATGTTCTTCTTCGGGAATCTTCTATGCCTGGAGTTGTAATCGAATTAGGCTTTTTGTCTAATCCTACCGAAGCCAGGCTTTTAATGGACCCAGAATACCAAATAAAATTGGCCTGGAGTATTTACGGGGGTCTGGTGAATTACTTTGAGTCAGATTAA
- the amrA gene encoding AmmeMemoRadiSam system protein A, whose translation MNNIVMVGITPHPPLIIPEVGGLEAEKVQNTVKSLQELAAQVKISKPETVVIITPHGPVFRDAVAVTGEDELTGSMEQFGAPQVIIQVPNDLEMVKYIIEEAAKEQVLGIEMDKQQAKKYDLSLELDHGALVPMYFLKKQLVKASFVHITIGFLSYPELYSFGKAIQMAAHRADRKIAVLASGDLSHCLIPGAPAQYHPAGQAFDQKLKKLLEEYRVEEIISMDDNLVKNAAECGLRPIIMALGSLDGCKVESHIISYEGPFGVGYLVGILKAGQFRKENEAGDRYYRLEQEKLKVVHDCESIYVKLARDTLEKAVQKGEKPQAPSPLPEELKDKAGVFVSIKKQGQLRGCIGTIEPTRKNIAEEIQQNALSAGLSDPRFPPVSPEELPYLVISVDILMPPEPVTGQDELDPQKYGVIVKSGSKKGLLLPQLEGVNTVDEQLAIAREKAGITSREQVELYRFEVKRHY comes from the coding sequence ATGAATAATATTGTAATGGTTGGGATAACCCCTCATCCACCTTTAATCATCCCTGAGGTGGGGGGATTAGAAGCGGAGAAAGTACAGAACACTGTAAAATCTCTTCAAGAACTGGCAGCTCAAGTTAAAATAAGTAAACCGGAAACTGTAGTTATTATTACTCCTCACGGACCTGTTTTTAGGGATGCGGTGGCTGTAACCGGTGAAGATGAATTAACAGGTTCCATGGAGCAGTTCGGGGCTCCCCAGGTCATAATTCAAGTGCCTAATGACCTGGAAATGGTTAAATATATTATAGAGGAAGCAGCTAAGGAACAGGTGCTGGGGATTGAGATGGATAAACAGCAGGCTAAAAAGTATGATCTGTCTCTGGAATTGGACCATGGGGCCTTAGTACCCATGTATTTTCTTAAGAAGCAGCTGGTTAAAGCTTCATTTGTACATATCACTATTGGTTTTTTAAGTTATCCGGAACTATATTCCTTTGGGAAGGCGATTCAGATGGCAGCGCATAGGGCAGACAGAAAAATTGCGGTTCTGGCCAGCGGGGATCTGTCTCACTGTCTCATTCCCGGGGCTCCGGCCCAGTACCATCCTGCCGGTCAGGCATTTGATCAGAAGCTTAAGAAGCTGTTGGAGGAATACCGGGTGGAGGAAATTATTTCCATGGATGATAATTTGGTTAAAAATGCTGCGGAATGTGGGTTAAGGCCAATTATCATGGCACTGGGATCATTGGATGGATGTAAGGTAGAGTCTCATATTATATCTTACGAAGGACCCTTTGGGGTAGGCTACCTGGTAGGTATTCTTAAGGCCGGTCAGTTTAGAAAGGAAAATGAAGCGGGGGACCGTTACTATAGGTTGGAGCAGGAAAAGTTGAAAGTTGTTCATGATTGTGAAAGCATTTATGTAAAGCTTGCCAGGGATACATTAGAAAAAGCTGTGCAGAAGGGTGAAAAACCTCAAGCGCCCAGTCCACTGCCGGAGGAACTGAAGGATAAGGCCGGTGTTTTTGTATCTATCAAAAAACAGGGACAGCTTAGGGGTTGCATCGGTACCATTGAACCTACCCGGAAAAACATTGCCGAAGAAATACAGCAGAATGCTTTGAGTGCAGGTTTATCTGACCCTCGTTTTCCTCCTGTCAGTCCCGAGGAACTTCCCTACTTAGTAATTTCTGTAGACATATTAATGCCTCCGGAACCGGTGACGGGACAGGATGAACTGGATCCTCAAAAATATGGAGTAATCGTAAAAAGTGGTTCTAAAAAAGGGCTGCTGCTCCCTCAACTTGAGGGGGTGAATACGGTAGATGAACAGCTGGCTATAGCCCGGGAAAAGGCCGGGATCACATCCCGGGAGCAGGTTGAGCTATACCGTTTTGAAGTGAAAAGACATTATTAA
- the amrS gene encoding AmmeMemoRadiSam system radical SAM enzyme, with product MFGEKHVKEAGFYFFDQKKESVFCRLCPHYCRIKEGERGKCRVRGCKDGKLFSLNYGVCASYCLDPIEKKPLYHFYPGSHIFSIGSVGCNFTCQFCQNWNIAQQFEAANTVMVTPEDITEIMEKRVPVEQRLGVAFTYNEPAVWYEFIYDTSRLIQEQGLKNVLVTNGFINPEPLEKLLPYIDAMNIDIKGFTEEFYQKYCGGSLKPVMKAVELAASHCHVEVTNLLIPELNDSHDDIQRMVEWIAKISPDIPLHISRYYPSYRMEKEATSEKKLKKAREIALEKLRYVYIGNLFESDYASTYCPRCGLLLINRRGFSIKNQGIDDDHKCRKCGEKILILG from the coding sequence ATGTTTGGGGAAAAGCATGTCAAAGAAGCCGGGTTTTATTTCTTCGACCAGAAAAAAGAATCGGTATTCTGTCGTTTATGTCCCCATTACTGTCGTATTAAGGAAGGCGAAAGGGGAAAATGCAGAGTCAGGGGTTGTAAGGATGGAAAGTTGTTCAGCCTGAATTACGGGGTCTGTGCTTCTTACTGTTTGGATCCTATAGAAAAAAAACCTCTCTATCATTTTTACCCCGGAAGTCATATTTTTTCTATAGGTTCAGTGGGCTGCAATTTTACCTGTCAATTCTGCCAAAACTGGAATATTGCCCAGCAGTTTGAGGCGGCCAATACAGTTATGGTAACCCCTGAAGATATTACGGAAATTATGGAGAAGAGGGTTCCCGTGGAACAACGGCTGGGAGTAGCATTTACTTATAATGAACCTGCGGTCTGGTACGAATTTATCTACGACACCTCCCGGTTGATTCAGGAGCAGGGATTGAAAAATGTGCTGGTCACCAATGGTTTTATTAATCCCGAACCCCTGGAAAAGCTGCTTCCTTACATAGATGCTATGAACATTGATATTAAAGGGTTTACAGAAGAGTTTTACCAAAAATACTGCGGCGGCAGCCTGAAGCCGGTAATGAAGGCGGTGGAACTGGCAGCATCCCACTGTCATGTGGAAGTCACCAACCTGTTGATTCCGGAATTAAATGATTCCCATGATGATATTCAAAGGATGGTTGAATGGATTGCTAAAATAAGCCCGGATATTCCCCTTCACATTTCCCGTTATTATCCAAGCTACCGCATGGAGAAGGAAGCCACATCAGAAAAGAAATTAAAAAAGGCTCGGGAAATTGCACTGGAAAAGCTCCGCTATGTTTATATCGGTAATCTATTTGAAAGCGACTATGCCAGCACCTATTGTCCCAGGTGCGGTTTGCTGTTGATTAACAGAAGGGGCTTTTCTATAAAAAATCAGGGGATTGATGATGACCATAAATGCAGGAAGTGTGGTGAAAAAATATTAATTTTAGGGTAA
- a CDS encoding alanine/glycine:cation symporter family protein, which translates to MKNPAFSMLELFAHIHQALNEIVWGMPLIILILGAGVYLSYRTGFIQVTKIVLIAKSIVSGFIYQKKGEGDISPFQALTTALAATVGTGNIAGVATAISLGGAGAMFWMWFSAFFGMVTKYSEIVLAVHFREKKPGGRIVGGPMYFLQKGLNSRILAVLFAFFGSLAAFGIGNMVQANSVADAVNLAFGVPPFMTGIILAVIAGAVILGGIKRIASFTEKLVPVMALIYVLGAVTILLLNMEFIPRALASIFNLAFTPEAAAGGFVGAGIRETVRFGVARGIFTNEAGLGSASIAHASARTHHPAAQGAWGIIEVFIDTLVICTLTALVILVTGSIESGLEGAALTTEAFNRGLPGPGGLIVAFGLIFFAFTTLLAWSFYGEKCFEFLFGTRASLRYRQVWIPFILVGAVGGLRGIWNLADTLNGLMAVPNLVGLVGLSGLVVKLTKEYFKR; encoded by the coding sequence ATGAAAAATCCGGCCTTCTCCATGTTAGAATTGTTTGCTCATATTCATCAGGCGTTAAATGAAATTGTATGGGGTATGCCTCTTATTATTTTAATATTGGGTGCCGGGGTTTACCTATCATACCGCACCGGTTTTATTCAGGTGACAAAAATCGTGCTTATAGCTAAAAGTATTGTTTCGGGGTTTATATATCAAAAAAAAGGCGAAGGGGACATTTCACCGTTTCAGGCCTTGACTACAGCACTGGCGGCTACTGTGGGCACAGGTAACATTGCCGGTGTAGCTACGGCAATTTCCTTGGGAGGGGCAGGTGCCATGTTTTGGATGTGGTTTTCTGCTTTTTTTGGAATGGTAACCAAGTACAGTGAAATTGTTCTGGCTGTTCATTTTCGGGAAAAGAAGCCCGGTGGCCGCATTGTAGGCGGCCCTATGTATTTTTTGCAAAAAGGGTTAAATAGCCGCATTTTGGCGGTGCTCTTTGCTTTTTTTGGCTCCCTGGCAGCCTTTGGTATTGGGAACATGGTGCAGGCCAATTCGGTGGCGGATGCTGTAAATTTGGCTTTTGGCGTTCCTCCCTTTATGACGGGTATAATCCTGGCGGTGATAGCGGGAGCGGTAATTTTAGGAGGAATTAAGAGAATCGCCTCCTTTACGGAGAAACTGGTGCCTGTTATGGCTCTGATATATGTACTGGGGGCAGTCACTATTTTACTATTGAACATGGAATTTATTCCCAGAGCATTGGCCAGCATCTTCAACCTGGCTTTTACTCCGGAAGCTGCAGCAGGCGGTTTTGTGGGAGCTGGAATAAGGGAGACAGTAAGATTTGGGGTAGCCAGAGGTATTTTCACCAATGAAGCGGGGCTTGGCAGCGCTTCCATCGCCCATGCCTCCGCCAGGACGCACCATCCGGCAGCCCAAGGGGCTTGGGGCATTATAGAAGTGTTTATTGATACCCTGGTAATCTGTACCCTGACTGCTTTGGTTATTTTGGTGACCGGTTCTATAGAATCAGGACTGGAGGGGGCTGCCCTGACTACAGAAGCTTTTAACCGGGGGCTGCCTGGTCCTGGAGGCCTAATTGTAGCATTTGGGCTGATCTTTTTTGCCTTTACCACTCTTTTGGCCTGGTCTTTTTACGGTGAAAAGTGTTTTGAATTTCTTTTTGGAACCAGAGCTTCCCTGAGATATCGGCAGGTTTGGATCCCTTTTATCCTGGTGGGTGCAGTGGGTGGTTTGAGGGGGATTTGGAATCTGGCTGATACCTTAAACGGCCTCATGGCTGTCCCCAACCTGGTGGGACTGGTGGGCCTTAGCGGTTTAGTAGTAAAGCTTACCAAGGAATATTTTAAAAGATAA
- the cdaA gene encoding diadenylate cyclase CdaA encodes MLEQIQVIVMQFGWRDVLDIAIIAFIVYKLIILIRGTRAVQLLKGLILLLIVTVVVRQLGLTAIDWVLRQVMTIGIIAIPIVFQPELRRGLEQLGRGKIFVRTSYQCGERDVEQTAEEIIKCIQVLVKNRIGALIVLERQTGINEFIETGIRIDSLVSAELLINIFMPRTPLHDGAVILRGNRIMAAGCYLPLTENPHLSKELGTRHRAALGISEQSDAVSIIVSEETGAVSLANNGKLTRYLDNKTLVKMLLNFFKPPSNSTYFWQWRSS; translated from the coding sequence ATGCTGGAACAAATCCAGGTTATTGTTATGCAATTTGGGTGGCGGGATGTTTTAGATATTGCCATTATTGCTTTTATTGTTTATAAATTGATTATTTTAATCCGGGGGACCAGAGCGGTTCAGTTATTAAAGGGTTTAATTCTTCTTCTTATCGTCACTGTAGTGGTACGTCAGCTGGGGTTGACCGCAATAGACTGGGTGCTGCGGCAGGTTATGACCATTGGGATAATTGCCATACCCATCGTTTTCCAGCCTGAATTAAGAAGGGGGCTGGAACAGTTGGGTAGGGGCAAAATTTTTGTACGGACCTCTTACCAGTGTGGCGAAAGGGATGTAGAACAGACCGCAGAAGAAATTATAAAATGTATTCAGGTATTGGTTAAGAATAGAATAGGGGCTTTGATCGTCTTGGAAAGGCAGACGGGTATTAATGAATTTATTGAAACCGGAATTCGTATTGACAGCCTGGTATCTGCAGAACTGCTAATCAACATTTTTATGCCCCGAACCCCTCTTCATGATGGAGCAGTAATATTACGGGGAAACCGTATAATGGCCGCCGGCTGCTATCTTCCTCTGACTGAGAATCCTCACCTGAGTAAGGAGTTGGGTACTCGTCACCGGGCAGCGTTAGGTATATCGGAACAGTCCGATGCCGTTTCCATCATTGTTTCCGAAGAGACTGGAGCAGTTTCCTTAGCCAACAATGGAAAATTGACCCGGTATTTAGATAATAAAACACTGGTAAAAATGCTTTTAAACTTTTTTAAGCCCCCTTCTAATAGTACTTATTTCTGGCAGTGGAGGTCCTCTTAA
- a CDS encoding CdaR family protein gives MIDRLLQNNTAAKILAIFLAFIIWFYITGDTRDAAGNDLSRPFARVPIVVHNLAEYHVITEMEREVDFMVRGSSEALAEIAPEDMEIFVDLSGLKEGEHVVPVKSTAPPDLRIQKISPSRVTVVIEEVITSQMEVVPVLTGEPVEGYVTGEVMVDPQNVLIKGSRSRHSLVDEVMVIIDVEGADSDIQKILPLKVVNAQGREIEGLEIQPAEVEVYVNVHLPEEQFPIEVVMEGELPEGLEIIEVTAYPQTVFLVGLKTILENFETVKSLPISLKGREESFTYEVELEVPLGTSLKTESNILVNVVIGTKDE, from the coding sequence ATGATTGACCGCCTATTACAAAACAACACAGCGGCAAAAATATTAGCAATCTTTTTAGCTTTTATAATATGGTTCTACATTACCGGGGATACCCGTGATGCAGCCGGTAATGACCTCAGCAGGCCTTTTGCAAGGGTTCCTATTGTGGTTCACAACCTGGCGGAATATCATGTGATAACGGAGATGGAGCGGGAGGTAGACTTTATGGTGCGGGGCAGTTCTGAGGCATTGGCAGAGATTGCACCGGAGGATATGGAAATATTTGTAGATCTCAGTGGGCTGAAGGAAGGAGAGCATGTTGTGCCGGTAAAAAGTACTGCTCCTCCTGATTTAAGAATTCAAAAGATTAGCCCCTCCAGAGTTACTGTAGTTATAGAAGAGGTAATCACCAGCCAGATGGAAGTGGTGCCGGTACTGACGGGGGAACCGGTTGAAGGATATGTTACGGGAGAAGTTATGGTGGATCCTCAAAATGTACTGATAAAAGGCAGCCGGAGCAGGCATTCCCTGGTGGATGAAGTCATGGTAATAATAGATGTAGAGGGTGCTGATTCGGATATTCAGAAGATACTTCCTCTAAAGGTAGTAAATGCTCAAGGGCGAGAAATTGAGGGCCTGGAGATTCAGCCGGCGGAGGTGGAAGTTTACGTAAATGTGCATTTACCGGAGGAACAGTTTCCCATTGAAGTGGTTATGGAAGGGGAACTACCGGAAGGCCTGGAGATTATAGAGGTGACGGCATATCCCCAAACTGTATTTCTTGTAGGGCTCAAGACAATTTTGGAAAATTTTGAAACAGTGAAGAGCCTACCGATAAGCCTTAAAGGTAGGGAGGAGAGCTTTACTTATGAAGTGGAACTGGAGGTTCCTCTTGGGACAAGCTTAAAAACAGAGAGTAATATTTTGGTAAATGTTGTAATAGGTACCAAAGATGAATAG
- the glmM gene encoding phosphoglucosamine mutase — MGKLFGTDGIRGVANSELTPELVFKISKIAAYYLTLEEEKPFMVVGKDTRISGDMLEGSIISGLTSLGVNVYTVGVISTPGVAYLIKHLKANGGVMISASHNPLEDNGIKFFNAQGFKLSDNQEEKIEALYYSNTDELPRPIGEKVGRVYPLEDSVRYYIDYLKSSVKVDLTGYKIVLDCANGAVYNTAPFLFRELGAEVIVLNDCSDGKSINVNCGSTHPERVAEAVQAFGAQVGFSFDGDGDRLIAVDEKGRVVDGDYIMAICGKHLKDQGKLDKSTIVTTVMSNLGLDIAAEKVGLQLVKTRVGDRYVLETMLKDGYNFGGEQSGHIIFLDYNTTGDGILTALTLARILVLEGRPFSQLTEIMSKLPQVLKNAQVKKIGYLPDNPRVNQAVLAAEKKLGNKGRVLVRPSGTEPLVRVMLEGQNEQELHIMAEEIIKVLKEEFSH, encoded by the coding sequence ATGGGGAAACTTTTTGGAACAGATGGGATCAGAGGGGTAGCCAACAGTGAACTTACCCCCGAACTGGTCTTTAAAATATCTAAAATAGCAGCTTATTATCTTACTTTGGAAGAAGAAAAACCCTTTATGGTGGTAGGTAAGGATACCAGAATATCCGGGGATATGCTGGAAGGTTCCATTATTTCAGGGTTGACTTCACTGGGGGTAAATGTCTATACGGTGGGGGTTATATCAACTCCTGGGGTGGCTTACCTGATTAAACATCTGAAAGCAAATGGAGGGGTTATGATTTCCGCTTCCCATAATCCCTTGGAAGATAATGGGATAAAGTTCTTCAATGCCCAGGGATTTAAGCTAAGCGATAATCAGGAAGAAAAAATAGAGGCATTATATTATTCTAATACCGATGAACTTCCTCGTCCTATAGGGGAAAAGGTGGGTCGAGTGTATCCCCTTGAAGATTCAGTTCGTTATTACATAGACTACTTAAAAAGTTCTGTAAAAGTAGATTTAACCGGTTATAAAATAGTTTTGGACTGTGCCAACGGGGCTGTTTACAATACTGCACCATTTCTTTTTAGGGAACTGGGAGCAGAGGTAATTGTCCTCAATGATTGTTCAGACGGCAAAAGCATTAATGTGAACTGTGGTTCTACTCACCCTGAAAGGGTGGCGGAAGCGGTGCAGGCCTTTGGGGCACAGGTGGGTTTTTCTTTTGATGGTGATGGAGACCGGCTGATTGCTGTAGATGAAAAAGGCAGAGTAGTTGATGGCGATTATATAATGGCCATTTGTGGTAAACATTTAAAAGATCAAGGGAAATTGGACAAAAGCACCATTGTGACCACTGTCATGAGCAATCTGGGGTTGGATATAGCTGCGGAAAAAGTGGGTTTACAGCTTGTAAAAACCAGGGTAGGGGATCGTTATGTCCTGGAAACTATGCTAAAGGATGGTTATAATTTTGGCGGGGAACAGTCGGGACATATTATTTTCTTAGATTATAATACTACCGGCGACGGTATTCTAACTGCCCTGACATTAGCTAGAATCTTGGTTTTGGAAGGAAGGCCCTTTTCTCAGCTGACGGAAATAATGTCCAAACTGCCCCAGGTATTAAAGAATGCCCAGGTAAAGAAAATAGGGTATCTACCGGATAATCCTAGAGTTAACCAAGCTGTTTTGGCAGCAGAAAAGAAGTTGGGTAACAAAGGTAGGGTTCTGGTTCGTCCTTCTGGGACTGAGCCCTTGGTCAGAGTTATGCTGGAGGGACAAAATGAGCAGGAACTGCATATAATGGCAGAAGAGATTATTAAGGTGCTGAAGGAAGAGTTTTCTCATTAG